A stretch of DNA from Anaerobacillus isosaccharinicus:
TTACAAAGAAACGAAGTAGACGAAGCGATCTGGAAAGGTCCGCGAAACAAGGTAACAGCCCTGTAATCGAAACTTCGTTTCCTCCAGAGTGTATCCTGAGTACGGCGGGACACGTGAAACCCCGTCGGAATCCGGGAGGACCATCTCCCAAGGCTAAATACTTCCTAGTGACCGATAGTGAACCAGTACCGTGAGGGAAAGGTGAAAAGCACCCCGGGAGGGGAGTGAAAGAGATCCTGAAACCGTGTGCCTACAAGTAGTTGGAGCCCGTTAATGGGTGACAGCGTGCCTTTTGTAGAATGAACCGGCGAGTTACGATTACGTGCAAGGTTAAGCTGATAAGGCGGAGCCGCAGCGAAAGCGAGTCTGAATAGGGCGAATGAGTACGTGGTCGTAGACCCGAAACCGTGTGATCTACCCATGTCCAGGGTGAAGTTCAGGTAACACTGAATGGAGGCCCGAACCCACGCACGTTGAAAAGTGCGGGGATGAGGTGTGGGTAGGGGTGAAATGCCAATCGAACTCGGAGATAGCTGGTTCTCCCCGAAATAGCTTTAGGGCTAGCCTCGAGGGAAGAGTATTGGAGGTAGAGCACTGATTGGACTAGGGGTCCCCACAGGATTACTGAATTCAGTCAAACTCCGAATGCCAAATACTTATCCTCGGGAGTCAGACTGCGAGTGCTAAGATCCGTAGTCAAGAGGGAAACAGCCCAGACCATCAGCTAAGGTCCCAAAGTATACGTTAAGTGGAGAAGGATGTGGAGTTGCCCAGACAACCAGGATGTTGGCTTAGAAGCAGCCACCATTTAAAGAGTGCGTAATAGCTCACTGGTCGAGTGACTCTGCGCCGAAAATGTACCGGGGCTAAACGTATCACCGAAGCTATGGATTGACACCTTTTGGTGTCAGTGGTAGGGGAGCGTTCTAAGTGCAGCGAAGTCAGACCGTAAGGACTGGTGGAGCGCTTAGAAGTGAGAATGCCGGTATGAGTAGCGAAAAGAGGGGTGAGAATCCCCTCCGTCGAAAGCCCAAGGTTTCCTGAGGAAGGCTCGTCCGCTCAGGGTAAGTCGGGACCTAAGCCGAGGCTGAAAAGCGTAGGCGATGGACAACAGGTTGAAATTCCTGTACCACCTCCTCACCGTTTGAGTAATGGGGGGACGCAGCAAGGTAGGGTAAGCGCACTGATGGATATGTGCGTCCAAGCAATTAGGCTGAGAAGTAGGCAAATCCGCTTCTCGCGAAGGCTGAGTTGTGATGGCGAGCGAAATTTAAGTAGCGAAGTTCCTGATCCTACACTGCCAAGAAAAGCCTCTAGCGAGGTGAGAGGTGCCCGTACCGCAAACCGACACAGGTAGGCGAGAAGAGAATTCTAAGACGCTCGGGAGAACTCTCGTTAAGGAACTCGGCAAAATGACCCCGTAACTTCGGGAGAAGGGGTGCTCTGATAGGGTGTTAAAGCCCGAGAGAGCCGCAGTGAATAGATCCAAGCGACTGTTTAGCAAAAACACAGGTCTCTGCGAAGCCGCAAGGCGAAGTATAGGGGCTGACACCTGCCCGGTGCTGGAAGGTTAAGAGGAGGGGTTATCCTTAGGGAGAAGCTCTGAATTGAAGCCCCAGTAAACGGCGGCCGTAACTATAACGGTCCTAAGGTAGCGAAATTCCTTGTCGGGTAAGTTCCGACCCGCACGAATGGTGTAACGATTTGGATACTGTCTCAACGAGAGACCCGGTGAAATTATATTACCTGTGAAGATGCAGGTTACCCGCGACAGGACGGAAAGACCCCATGGAGCTTTACTGTAGCTTGATATTGGATTTTGGTACAATTTGTACAGGATAGGTAGGAGCCAGAGAACCCGGAGCGCCAGCTTCGGTGGAGGCGTCGGTGGGATACTACCCTGATTGTATTGAAATTCTAACCTAGGACCGTGATCCGGTTCGGGGACAGTGTCAGGTGGGCAGTTTGACTGGGGCGGTCGCCTCCTAAACAGTAACGGAGGCGCCCAAAGGTTCCCTCAGAATGGTTGGAAATCATTCGTAGAGTGCAAAGGCAAAAGGGAGCTTGACTGCGAGACCTACAAGTCGAGCAGGGACGAAAGTCGGGCTTAGTGATCCGGTGGTTCCGCATGGAAGGGCCATCGCTCAACGGATAAAAGCTACCCTGGGGATAACAGGCTTATCTCCCCCAAGAGTCCACATCGACGGGGAGGTTTGGCACCTCGATGTCGGCTCATCGCATCCTGGGGCTGAAGTAGGTCCCAAGGGTTGGGCTGTTCGCCCATTAAAGCGGTACGCGAGCTGGGTTCAGAACGTCGTGAGACAGTTCGGTCCCTATCCGTCGCGGGCGTAGGAAATTTGAGAGGAGCTGTCCTTAGTACGAGAGGACCGGGATGGACACACCGCTGGTGTACCAGTTGTTCCGCCAGGAGCATAGCTGGGTAGCTACGTGTGGAAGGGATAAGTGCTGAAAGCATCTAAGCATGAAGCCCCCCTCGAGATGAGATTTCCCTTGGAGTTAATCCAGTAAGACCCCTTAAAGATGATGAGGTTGATAGGTCTCGGGTGGAAGCACGGCGACGTGTGGAGCTGAGAGATACTAATCGGTCGAGGACTTATCCTAAAAATAAGAATTTGAATTCTTACTCAAGTCTTAAATGTGTGTTATCTAGTTTTCAGGGAATGATCCTTGAACTTAATATTTACTGCTCAATTTAGTGGTTGTGCTCCTGCGGTACTCCTTGCGTCGTATCCTCGTCGCAAAGCTGCAAGAAGTAAATCATGAAGCATCTCATGATGTGATTGAGGTCAGTAGCTTGTCTAGTGGCGATAGCGAAGAGGTCACACTCGTTCCCATGCCGAACACGATCGTTAAGCTCTTTTGCGCCGATGGTAGTTGGGGGTTTCCCCCTGTGAGAGTAGGACGTTGCTAGGCACAACAAAAAACACACCAATTATGGTGTGTTTTTTTATTTTGACTCTACTTTTGGCAAAAGGTTTCTGTGTATCTGCGTCTTCTAGAAATGCTTCGAAGCGTGGTTCCTCGATGCAAAGCAACACGAAGGTATTAATTGAGGTAATTCATGAAGTGAATGAAATCAGTTGCTTTCCAGCGGTACTCCTAGGGTCGTATCCTCGTCGCAAAGCAGCACGAAGAAATTCAATGAAGTAACTCATGATGTGAACGAGGTCAGTAGCTTCCCTGTGAGAGTAGGACGTTGCTAGGCAAAAAGAGGCTTGGACATAACTAAAGTGTTTAACTGAAAATCCGAACAATACAAAACCATAGCCAAGTATATTTCCGAAGCGCAGTATATGCACCAACTATCTTTTCGTTCGGATTTTGCATTGATTAAAACACTTTTTCCCATCCTCTTTTTATTTTACATAAAAGCCAAGCATGAATGTTGTATTTGATTTTTAAAAACTAATAGGAATTATTTATCTGCTCTCTTGAAATATTAACGAAAGATAATATGGGACTTTATACTTTGTAATTTCAAGAAACTCAGTAATAAAAGGTAAATCATTTGAAGGGTACTGATGAAAAAGTTCACCCCACCAATCCGTTTCATATCTACAGACCATACTAAGATTATATAAAATCAGATAATGAACGAGTATTTCTGGGAAAAATGAATATAAATTTCGATTAGTTGGCAACCAAAATTGATGATCACCTAGATCATATTGTAATGGCGAACAGATTAGTTTATTAGGTTTTTTATTTATATTAAAAATGATCTTTTTTTGTTCTTCGTAGGCATTCTCAATAGTTAAAGAGCTCTGCTCGTTTAATAAGTTAATAAAACCATCATAAGATAAGTTAAGTTGATCTAAAATAGCACTACTAATTGAATACGTTAAATTATTTTCATTAGAAATAGGATAGGAAACTTTAATGTTATTTAAATAATAAAAGTGGGCATGAAGCTCAGGGATTCGCTTCATTAATTCCCCCATATTATATTTTTCACCTTCTAATTGTTTCAGGTTAAACATTTTTTCTGAGAAATGAGTAATTAATCCATTTTTCTGTATTTTTACTTCATCAAATAAAAATTCATACTGGATTTTCTTTCGCTTTCTTGTTGAAACACCATGTGCTAAAACTTGTGTTGTTTCAGGGTAATTAGGATCTTTTGTTAATATAGCTGCTTTCATTAATTGGATCATGCCATAAAAAAGTAATACTGGTTGAAGTTCGTACGGTGCTAATTTCGACTGTTCATAATACTTCTTTCCGTGGTCTAGGTAGTAAATAAGTGTGTAACTATTTTGAAAAGCTAGTTTCTCTCCTCCAGGAATATTTTTATATTTTTCATTTAAATAAGCTTGAGCATGGTCCACTGAAAAAAAAGTTTGAAAGTATTTCCATGGTTTAAGTTTATACATATCAAATAACCTCTTTGGTTTTAAAATATTTGAATAATCTAACATCTACTCCATTCTTGACAGTAGTTTGTCCAATTGATAAGCTACTAATAATATTTTTAAGAAGATATGGTGAGAGGATGAGGTATGGATGTGGGACAATAAGTTTGTTAAAGAGGGTTTGACGTTTGATGATGTGTTATTAATACCAGCTAGATCAGAAGTGCTTCCAAAAGATGTTTCTGTTAGTACTACACTATCAAAAACATTAAAGTTAAATATCCCGATTATTAGTGCTGGAATGGATACTGTAACTGAAGCGAAAATGGCTATAGCCATTGCTAGAGAAGGTGGATTAGGAATAATTCATAAAAATATGTCTATTGAAGCCCAGGCTGAAGAAGTAGATCGTGTAAAGAGGTCTGAGAGTGGGGTTATAACAAATCCTTTCTACTTAACTCCAGATGCCTTAGTTTCTGATGCTGAACAATTAATGTCTAAATATCGTATCTCTGGTGTTCCTATTGTTAATGAACAAATGAAACTAGTTGGAATTTTGACAAATCGTGATCTTCGCTTTATTGATGATTACTCGATAAAAATTGATGAAGTGATGACAAAAGATGATTTAGTAACTGCTGCTGTTGGCACGACATTACGAGACGCTGAAAAGATCCTCCAAAAACATAAAATTGAAAAGCTCCCATTGGTAGACAATGAAGGTATTTTAAAAGGTTTAATTACAATAAAAGATATTGAAAAAGTCATTCAGTTCCCAAACTCAGCCAAAGATGAGCAAGGTCGTTTAATCGTTGGTGCTGCAGTTGGTGTAACTGTTGATACTATGGAACGGGTAAAAGCCTTAGTAGAAGCAGGTGTAGATGCAATTGTGCTTGATACTGCTCATGGTCATTCAAAAGGTGTACTTGATAAAGTAAGAGAAGTTAGAACTGCATATCCTGAGTTGAATATCATTGCTGGAAATGTAGCAACTGCTGCAGCTACAAGAGATTTAATTGAAGCAGGGGCTAGTGTAGTTAAAGTAGGAATTGGTCCTGGCTCTATATGTACAACTCGTATTATTGCAGGTATCGGAGTACCTCAAATTACTGCTGTTTATGACTGTGCGAATGAAGCAAAGAAATTTGGAATTCCTGTAATTGCTGACGGAGGCATTAAGTACTCTGGTGATGTAGTAAAAGCTCTTGCTGCAGGAGGACATGCAGTGATGCTTGGTAGTCTTCTTGCAGGTGTTTCTGAAAGTCCTGGTGATCGTGAAATTTATCAGGGAAGACAATTTAAAGTTTACCGTGGTATGGGTTCATTAGGGGCAATGGAAAAGGGAAGTAAGGACCGTTATTTCCAGGAGAATAATCAAAAGCTTGTTCCTGAAGGAATAGAAGGACGAGTACCTTATAAAGGGCCACTTAATGATACAATTCATCAATTAGTTGGTGGGATTCGTGCTGGAATGGGTTACTGTGGTACAAAAACATTAGAAGATTTACGTGAGAATGGACAGTTTATTAAAATTACGAATGCTGGATTAAAAGAAAGTCACCCTCATGATGTGCAAATTACGAAAGAAGCACCAAATTACTCACTATAAGTAGTAAATAATCCCAATAGACAGGCGGAAAGCCTGTCTATTTTTTTTAGTTTAACTATGTTAAAATTACGTTTATGAGGTTGGAGAGGAGTAATACAATGAGGAAAAATATAAGCAAAATAGTTATAGCAAGTTTTTTAAGCGTTCTATTATTAATGTCAACATTCAGCTTTCCGGTTCAAACGAAAGCAAACTTCGATACGAATGCATACAACAGCATTATGTTAGATGCGGAAACTGGAAAAATATTATTTCAAAAAAATATAGACATACTTCTACCTATTGCTAGTATGTCAAAAATGATGAGTGAATACCTTGTATTAGAAGCAATTAATACCGGTAAAATAAGGTGGGACCAAATTGTTCCTATAAGTACAGAGGTTGCAGCAGTTTCTCATAATACAAGTTTATCTAATGTTCATTTAAGAATTGATGAACAGTACACGGTAAAAGAATTATATGAATCGGTAGCGATCTATTCTGCTAATGGAGCAACAATGGCTTTAGCAGAATTAATTTCAGGATCATATCCACAATTTATAAAACTCATGAATGAAACAGCGGTTAGAATTGGAATGGGCTTAGAGGGTCAAGACTTTAAATTTATTAATTCAACAGGTCTACCAAATAAATATGTTCCTGAAAGCATGCGTTTTAGTGGTACATCAGAAATTGATGAGAACTTAATGACTGCAAGAGCAACTGCAACGTTAGCTTATCAATTGATTAACAATTATCCTGAAGTATTAGAAACAGCTAGTATACCAAGGAAAGTATTTAAAGAGGGATCGACAGACCAAATTCGCATGGATAACTGGAATTGGATGTTACCTGAATTAGTTTATGGTTTTGAATACACAGACGGATTGAAAACTGGGTTTACAAATGCAGCCGGATACTGTTTTACTGGAACAGCTAAAAAAGATGGTCAACGAGTTATTTCAGTAGTTATGAAAACAGAATCGCCACAACAGCGTTTTGATGAAACAAAAAGATTAATGGATTATGGCTTTAATAATTTCGCAATTCAACAGTTAATTCCAGCTGGTTTTCAGTTAGAAGATTTTGAATCTTTACCTGTCTCTAAAGGTAAAGAGCGTGAAGTGGGTATTTCTACTTCAGAAGCTTTATCAGTGATGATGAAAAATGGTGAGGAAGAACTTTACTCATTAGATTTAATTTTAGACGAGAGTTTATTTGATGAAGAGGGCAAACTAATTGCACCTATTGAAAAAGGCCAACAAGTAGGTTACATGAAAGTGAATTATCACGGAGACGTTAATCATGAATTTATCGTTCCTGAAGCTGCTCTTTCAGAACAAGTACCAGTCGTTCTAAATGAGTCAGTAGAAAAGGCAGGGTGGTTTTCCTTAACAATGAGAGCAATTGGTGGCTTTTTCTCAGGCATTTGGACAAGCGTGGCAAATACGGTTAAAGGCATCTTTTCTTAATAGTGAATTTAGAATGTAAAATGTAGAATTGGTGTGGGTATGCTTCGAAGCATTACTTACACCATTCTGCATTCTAAATTTTACATTTGAAAATAGTCACATTAGTGTTAAAATAATAAAAATTGTAATGGATAGTATTTTGTATTTACTTGATACTTTGGTAAAATGAAGTACAATATGTATAGTAAAGCAATAGATATACTTAAGATTGCATAATTTGATAGGAGGAATTACATATGGTTCAAATAGGTACAGATCGCGTAAAGCGTGGAATGGCAGAAATGCAAAAAGGTGGCGTAATAATGGATGTTATTAACGCTGAACAAGCAAAGATTGCTGAAGAAGCTGGTGCAGTAGCTGTAATGGCTCTTGAAAGAGTACCTTCTGATATTCGTGCAGCAGGTGGGGTGGCTCGTATGGCAGATCCTACAATTGTTGAAGAAGTAATGGCAGCTGTT
This window harbors:
- a CDS encoding D-alanyl-D-alanine carboxypeptidase family protein produces the protein MRKNISKIVIASFLSVLLLMSTFSFPVQTKANFDTNAYNSIMLDAETGKILFQKNIDILLPIASMSKMMSEYLVLEAINTGKIRWDQIVPISTEVAAVSHNTSLSNVHLRIDEQYTVKELYESVAIYSANGATMALAELISGSYPQFIKLMNETAVRIGMGLEGQDFKFINSTGLPNKYVPESMRFSGTSEIDENLMTARATATLAYQLINNYPEVLETASIPRKVFKEGSTDQIRMDNWNWMLPELVYGFEYTDGLKTGFTNAAGYCFTGTAKKDGQRVISVVMKTESPQQRFDETKRLMDYGFNNFAIQQLIPAGFQLEDFESLPVSKGKEREVGISTSEALSVMMKNGEEELYSLDLILDESLFDEEGKLIAPIEKGQQVGYMKVNYHGDVNHEFIVPEAALSEQVPVVLNESVEKAGWFSLTMRAIGGFFSGIWTSVANTVKGIFS
- a CDS encoding YaaC family protein, which translates into the protein MYKLKPWKYFQTFFSVDHAQAYLNEKYKNIPGGEKLAFQNSYTLIYYLDHGKKYYEQSKLAPYELQPVLLFYGMIQLMKAAILTKDPNYPETTQVLAHGVSTRKRKKIQYEFLFDEVKIQKNGLITHFSEKMFNLKQLEGEKYNMGELMKRIPELHAHFYYLNNIKVSYPISNENNLTYSISSAILDQLNLSYDGFINLLNEQSSLTIENAYEEQKKIIFNINKKPNKLICSPLQYDLGDHQFWLPTNRNLYSFFPEILVHYLILYNLSMVCRYETDWWGELFHQYPSNDLPFITEFLEITKYKVPYYLSLIFQESR
- the guaB gene encoding IMP dehydrogenase, translated to MWDNKFVKEGLTFDDVLLIPARSEVLPKDVSVSTTLSKTLKLNIPIISAGMDTVTEAKMAIAIAREGGLGIIHKNMSIEAQAEEVDRVKRSESGVITNPFYLTPDALVSDAEQLMSKYRISGVPIVNEQMKLVGILTNRDLRFIDDYSIKIDEVMTKDDLVTAAVGTTLRDAEKILQKHKIEKLPLVDNEGILKGLITIKDIEKVIQFPNSAKDEQGRLIVGAAVGVTVDTMERVKALVEAGVDAIVLDTAHGHSKGVLDKVREVRTAYPELNIIAGNVATAAATRDLIEAGASVVKVGIGPGSICTTRIIAGIGVPQITAVYDCANEAKKFGIPVIADGGIKYSGDVVKALAAGGHAVMLGSLLAGVSESPGDREIYQGRQFKVYRGMGSLGAMEKGSKDRYFQENNQKLVPEGIEGRVPYKGPLNDTIHQLVGGIRAGMGYCGTKTLEDLRENGQFIKITNAGLKESHPHDVQITKEAPNYSL